A region from the Azospirillum thiophilum genome encodes:
- a CDS encoding glycosyltransferase family 2 protein produces the protein MFENVAETGDGLWFAEGWVVDLEASERPVVVELLVDGQGVAAAVADLPRHDLGAAAGRSARGFRIVRQRPGSAAAGSTMAVRVANTDWLLPGSRPAPQPGAPPARRHVRGDVDGVEGLTVSGWVHDPAAPADRLSVDLMAGDRVIASGRADRFRSDLLDAGIGDGAHGFRVTLPPDFAHVASHAVQVVVRETGRPLNADTVTVEGIPTLPAGTLETASEEELRSQVTALACALDRLTVGRQTSLPFRDYPAWKAMYGTAATPADAPQGWRCLVLVIGNDDDASARTEASLAAQSRAPDCVLSLSAEGRIGDLDAGSGGLVADRLAVVPLLAGETLAPDALVRLTSALAGGAGIAYGDYERMTDDGPEPLFSPDWNDSFFLHRHYIGPACAIAGARLGAVDPNDGPADLFFRAVEAAMAEGGGVHHIPHILAARPDGAAWPDEAAAVERHLSRRGLPARVGPASTAVPDARSIDWEPRSAPPSVSVIVPTRDALALVQACLDTLLHRTAYPAVEVILADNGSQDPATLRYFAQMARSGGIRILPCPGPFNYAAINNRAAVEARGEILAFVNNDIEIPENAGADWLVRLTAHFVRPEIGVVGPKLLYPNGMVQHGGVVLGVNGLADHSFRHARGDEPGYDGRLAVPHEVSAVTAAFLLTRRSLFLELGGFDAEHLPVAFNDVDYCLKVGAAGQRVLFDPTVALLHRESATRGTDSAPHRRGQAWRENECMKRRWAGIIGDDPFYNPNLGLDGLPFSGMALPPRRRRAP, from the coding sequence ATGTTCGAAAACGTCGCGGAAACCGGTGACGGACTCTGGTTCGCGGAAGGCTGGGTCGTGGACCTGGAAGCGTCGGAACGTCCGGTGGTCGTCGAGCTTCTCGTCGACGGCCAAGGTGTCGCTGCGGCGGTCGCCGACCTTCCCCGGCACGACCTCGGGGCGGCGGCCGGGCGTAGCGCCAGGGGATTCCGGATCGTCCGACAGCGCCCGGGCTCGGCGGCGGCCGGATCCACGATGGCGGTTCGTGTCGCCAACACCGACTGGCTTCTCCCCGGCTCCAGGCCCGCTCCACAGCCGGGAGCTCCGCCCGCCCGCCGCCACGTCCGGGGGGATGTCGATGGGGTCGAGGGGCTGACGGTTTCTGGCTGGGTTCACGACCCGGCGGCGCCCGCCGACCGGTTGTCGGTCGACCTCATGGCTGGCGACCGGGTGATCGCCTCCGGCCGGGCCGACCGCTTCCGCAGCGACCTGCTGGACGCCGGTATCGGCGACGGCGCGCACGGATTTCGAGTGACCCTGCCGCCGGACTTCGCCCATGTCGCGTCCCACGCGGTCCAGGTCGTGGTGCGCGAAACCGGACGGCCCTTGAACGCCGATACGGTGACCGTCGAGGGGATCCCGACCCTTCCTGCCGGAACGCTGGAGACGGCCAGTGAGGAAGAGTTGCGCTCGCAGGTCACCGCCCTGGCCTGCGCGCTCGACCGCCTGACGGTCGGACGACAGACCTCGCTGCCGTTTCGCGATTATCCGGCCTGGAAGGCGATGTACGGCACGGCGGCGACCCCGGCCGACGCTCCCCAGGGCTGGCGGTGTCTGGTCCTGGTGATCGGAAACGACGACGACGCCTCCGCCCGAACCGAAGCCAGCCTCGCCGCGCAAAGCCGCGCACCGGATTGCGTGCTGTCCCTTTCCGCCGAAGGCCGGATCGGCGACCTCGATGCCGGGAGCGGCGGACTGGTTGCCGACCGGCTCGCGGTGGTTCCCCTTCTGGCCGGCGAAACCCTCGCCCCGGATGCGTTGGTTCGGCTGACCTCGGCGCTTGCCGGCGGTGCCGGCATCGCCTACGGCGATTACGAGCGGATGACGGACGACGGGCCGGAACCGCTGTTCTCTCCCGACTGGAACGACAGCTTCTTCCTCCATCGCCACTACATCGGACCGGCCTGCGCCATCGCCGGTGCCCGTCTGGGCGCGGTAGACCCCAATGACGGCCCGGCCGACCTGTTTTTCCGGGCGGTCGAGGCGGCCATGGCGGAGGGCGGCGGCGTCCACCATATCCCGCACATCCTGGCCGCCCGCCCGGATGGAGCCGCCTGGCCGGACGAGGCTGCGGCGGTGGAACGCCATCTCTCGCGACGCGGTCTACCGGCACGCGTCGGCCCCGCCTCCACAGCCGTTCCCGACGCCCGGTCGATCGACTGGGAGCCACGGAGCGCACCGCCCTCCGTCAGCGTCATCGTGCCCACCCGCGACGCCCTCGCGCTGGTGCAGGCCTGCCTCGACACCCTCCTGCACCGCACCGCCTATCCTGCGGTCGAGGTGATCCTGGCAGACAACGGCAGCCAGGATCCGGCAACCCTGCGCTATTTCGCCCAGATGGCGCGGAGCGGCGGGATCCGCATTCTGCCCTGCCCTGGACCGTTCAATTACGCCGCCATCAACAACCGCGCGGCCGTGGAGGCGCGAGGCGAGATTCTCGCCTTCGTCAACAACGACATCGAGATTCCGGAGAATGCGGGTGCCGACTGGCTGGTGCGCCTGACCGCCCATTTCGTCCGGCCGGAGATCGGCGTGGTCGGCCCCAAGCTGCTGTATCCCAACGGAATGGTTCAGCATGGAGGCGTCGTCCTCGGGGTGAACGGGCTGGCCGACCATAGCTTCCGCCATGCCCGAGGCGATGAACCGGGCTATGACGGGCGGCTTGCCGTGCCCCATGAGGTCTCGGCCGTGACCGCGGCCTTCCTCCTGACCCGGCGCAGCCTTTTTCTGGAACTTGGCGGCTTCGACGCCGAACATCTGCCGGTCGCCTTCAACGACGTCGATTACTGCCTCAAGGTCGGGGCGGCCGGACAGCGGGTGCTGTTCGACCCGACGGTCGCCCTCCTCCACCGGGAATCGGCGACGCGCGGCACCGACTCCGCCCCTCACCGCCGCGGTCAGGCGTGGCGGGAGAACGAATGCATGAAGCGGCGATGGGCGGGGATCATCGGCGACGACCCCTTCTACAATCCCAATCTCGGCCTTGACGGGCTGCCTTTCAGCGGCATGGCCCTCCCGCCCCGGCGGCGGAGGGCGCCTTGA
- a CDS encoding glycosyltransferase family 2 protein produces the protein MTHPTKPRNTTADQGYLDGFDGKTLSGWAWDGGDGFHMVDILLDGRRIGKAVADQYRADLKAAGIADGCRAFRFDLPDGLLTGQRQTLSARLSESGRELNGSPLEIMGFDDDATAPSPDTDLTCNPALAGAAEGETVLRGGLHEAAPGLWLEAVGETPAEVRAARAIIDGLGGTTAGMRFEMPDPPPAHASPAVRLIHAWRPFPYVLAGPLTLTFTLAGSEAGRRSGLSVGIGMVRDGALILFWTTAVRRIPPGTQQVAVAVDAPVLNAAAGRCRAEGGRAVAVVEFRGTGTVTLSPPGLRLGRQHPDAAPTGLRDFEDPAIRAQWTALQRPVAPARPTAITADGSWICADILNVPEIIVPIFNAPQAVAGCLAAIRAATPRPHLLTLVDDGSLEETARLLDSAAAGNPWVRVMRSGRNEGYTRAVNRAVTSSAGHVVVILNSDALVTHGWLDGLLECLETGGDGEAATMIAGPMSNAASWQSVPWTRNAEGWAVHALGPEETPEDRARLLRTVSRRIFPAVPILNGFCLAIRRRLFEDIGLFDEHAFPDGYGEENDFCLRAADAGFAMRVADHVYVHHLKSQSFGTDRRNALTARANTILTVRYGRARLHGIEETMAAQPDLAAVRHAFEVAFARSGGRDDR, from the coding sequence TTGACCCACCCCACCAAGCCCCGCAACACCACCGCCGACCAAGGCTATCTGGACGGCTTCGACGGGAAAACCCTCAGCGGATGGGCGTGGGACGGTGGCGACGGATTCCACATGGTCGACATCCTCCTCGACGGCCGGCGGATCGGAAAGGCGGTGGCCGACCAGTACCGCGCGGATCTCAAGGCGGCAGGAATCGCCGACGGGTGCCGCGCCTTCCGCTTCGATCTGCCCGACGGCCTTCTGACCGGCCAGCGCCAGACGCTGTCTGCCCGGCTGTCCGAATCCGGCCGGGAACTCAACGGCTCTCCGCTGGAGATCATGGGCTTCGACGACGACGCGACGGCGCCGTCCCCGGACACCGACCTGACCTGCAATCCGGCCCTCGCCGGGGCGGCCGAAGGGGAAACGGTGCTGCGCGGCGGGCTGCACGAGGCGGCGCCGGGCCTTTGGCTCGAAGCGGTGGGGGAAACTCCAGCGGAGGTCCGCGCCGCCCGCGCCATCATCGACGGGCTTGGCGGCACGACGGCGGGTATGCGGTTCGAGATGCCCGACCCGCCGCCGGCTCATGCTTCGCCCGCGGTTCGTCTCATACATGCATGGCGCCCGTTCCCCTATGTTCTGGCCGGACCGCTCACCCTGACCTTCACGCTGGCCGGATCGGAGGCCGGGCGACGGAGCGGGTTGTCCGTCGGGATCGGGATGGTGAGGGACGGCGCTCTCATCCTTTTCTGGACGACGGCCGTCCGGCGAATTCCACCCGGCACGCAGCAGGTCGCAGTGGCGGTCGACGCGCCGGTGCTGAACGCCGCCGCCGGGCGTTGCCGGGCGGAGGGCGGGCGCGCGGTGGCGGTCGTGGAGTTCCGGGGGACCGGCACCGTCACGTTGTCGCCGCCCGGCCTCAGGCTCGGCCGGCAGCACCCGGATGCCGCCCCCACCGGACTGCGGGACTTCGAGGATCCGGCGATCCGCGCGCAGTGGACGGCCTTGCAGCGGCCCGTTGCCCCCGCCCGGCCCACCGCGATCACGGCGGACGGATCCTGGATCTGCGCCGATATCCTGAACGTGCCGGAAATCATCGTTCCGATCTTCAACGCGCCGCAGGCGGTCGCCGGTTGTCTGGCGGCGATCCGTGCCGCCACGCCGCGTCCCCATCTGCTGACGCTGGTCGACGACGGTTCCCTTGAGGAGACGGCCCGACTTCTTGACAGCGCGGCGGCGGGAAATCCCTGGGTACGGGTCATGCGATCCGGCCGCAACGAGGGGTACACACGGGCGGTCAACCGGGCGGTCACATCCTCGGCCGGTCATGTGGTGGTGATCCTCAACTCCGACGCGCTGGTGACGCACGGCTGGCTCGACGGCCTCCTGGAATGTCTGGAGACCGGTGGCGACGGAGAGGCCGCGACGATGATTGCCGGTCCCATGTCGAACGCGGCGAGCTGGCAGTCGGTCCCCTGGACCCGCAACGCGGAAGGCTGGGCAGTCCATGCGCTCGGCCCGGAGGAGACCCCGGAGGACCGCGCCCGGCTGTTGCGGACGGTCTCGCGGCGGATCTTTCCGGCCGTGCCAATCCTCAACGGATTCTGCCTCGCCATCCGGCGGCGCCTGTTCGAGGACATCGGACTCTTCGACGAACATGCGTTCCCGGACGGCTATGGCGAAGAGAACGACTTTTGCCTGCGCGCCGCCGATGCCGGATTCGCGATGCGGGTAGCCGATCACGTCTACGTCCACCACCTGAAGTCGCAGAGCTTCGGCACAGACCGGAGGAACGCGCTGACGGCGCGCGCCAATACCATTCTGACCGTCCGCTACGGCCGCGCTCGCCTCCACGGCATCGAAGAGACGATGGCCGCCCAACCCGACCTCGCCGCGGTGCGCCACGCCTTCGAAGTCGCATTCGCCCGAAGCGGCGGGAGGGACGACCGGTGA